One segment of Mycolicibacterium baixiangningiae DNA contains the following:
- a CDS encoding allophanate hydrolase, whose protein sequence is MPGETSGPSIGPSVAEILASHAGGTGSPTKTAARVADAIAARGDDGTWLSTVPRDELLAAAADIERRPDARTLPLYGVPFGVKDSIDVEGVPTTLSCPDYAYLASSTAPAVRRLLDAGALYVGKTNLDQFATGLNGTRTPYTVPRSVYGGGLISGGSSSGSALAVALGQVPFAVATDTAGSGRVPAALNGVIGCKPSRGLISTVGLVPACKSLDCLSVMAGCIDDVHRVLDVMIARDDGDPWSRDRGPRHDGTGIRVGLPPVEQLEFFGDAEMCDAHLAFREHVARQHTVVDVSLEPFLAAGELLYQGPWVAERLVEFADFLAAQPDSIHPVVRDILRGGHRYSAVDAFAALQALQELKAVVGRLWQRMDVLVVPTIGTTFTVDEVLERPIETNTVLGHYTHFGNLLDLLGVAVPVGTTADGRPASAMLLGAALTDDTVLQLAAQLLDELRESPSLPSPIPIPS, encoded by the coding sequence ATGCCTGGTGAGACGAGCGGCCCCTCGATCGGACCGTCGGTTGCCGAGATCCTGGCGTCCCACGCCGGTGGCACCGGCTCCCCGACCAAGACCGCCGCGCGGGTCGCCGACGCGATCGCGGCCCGCGGCGACGACGGGACCTGGCTGTCGACGGTGCCGCGCGACGAGCTGCTCGCGGCCGCCGCCGACATCGAACGACGGCCCGACGCCCGCACGCTGCCGCTCTACGGCGTGCCGTTCGGAGTCAAGGACAGCATCGACGTCGAGGGTGTGCCCACCACGCTGTCCTGCCCGGACTACGCCTACCTCGCGTCCTCGACCGCGCCGGCGGTCCGCCGACTGCTCGACGCCGGTGCGCTGTACGTCGGCAAGACCAACCTCGACCAGTTCGCCACCGGGCTCAACGGCACCCGCACCCCCTACACCGTGCCGCGCAGCGTCTACGGCGGCGGGCTGATCTCCGGCGGATCGAGTTCGGGGTCGGCGCTGGCAGTCGCGCTCGGGCAGGTGCCGTTCGCCGTCGCGACCGACACGGCCGGGTCCGGTCGGGTGCCCGCCGCGCTGAACGGGGTCATCGGGTGCAAACCGTCGCGCGGGCTGATCAGCACGGTGGGGCTGGTTCCGGCGTGCAAGTCGCTGGACTGCCTCAGCGTGATGGCGGGGTGCATCGACGACGTCCACCGCGTGCTCGACGTGATGATCGCCCGCGACGACGGTGATCCGTGGTCGCGTGACCGCGGCCCACGCCACGACGGCACCGGCATCCGGGTGGGGTTGCCGCCCGTCGAGCAGCTCGAGTTCTTCGGCGACGCCGAGATGTGCGACGCCCACCTCGCCTTCCGCGAGCACGTCGCTCGGCAGCACACCGTGGTCGACGTCTCGCTCGAGCCGTTCCTGGCCGCCGGCGAGCTCCTCTATCAGGGCCCATGGGTCGCCGAACGACTGGTCGAGTTCGCCGATTTCCTGGCGGCGCAACCGGATTCGATTCACCCGGTGGTACGTGACATCCTGCGGGGCGGGCACCGCTACAGCGCTGTCGACGCATTCGCCGCACTGCAGGCGCTACAGGAACTCAAGGCGGTGGTGGGCAGGCTCTGGCAGCGGATGGACGTACTCGTGGTGCCGACCATCGGCACCACGTTCACCGTCGACGAGGTGCTCGAGCGCCCGATCGAGACCAACACGGTGCTGGGGCACTACACCCACTTCGGCAACCTGCTCGACCTGCTGGGGGTCGCCGTGCCGGTGGGGACGACCGCCGACGGCAGACCCGCCAGCGCGATGCTGCTCGGCGCAGCCCTGACCGACGACACCGTCCTGCAACTCGCGGCGCAGTTGCTCGACGAACTCCGGGAGTCACCGTCCCTCCCGTCTCCGATCCCGATACCCAGCTAG
- a CDS encoding cysteine hydrolase family protein: MSQTVDIPAEPTPFPLTAGRTALIVIDMQRDFLLPGGFGESLGNDVGLLLEVVPPLAALIAAARAAGVMVIHTREGHRPDLSDCPPAKLHRGAPEKRIGDPGRYGRILIRGEYGHDIVDELAPIPGEVVIDKPGKGAFYATGLQDILDAAGITQLLVTGVTTEVCVHTTTREANDRGYECLVVSDCVGSYFPEFQRIGLEMIKAQGGIFGWVADTAAVIPALHALTTTAV, encoded by the coding sequence GTGAGCCAGACCGTCGACATCCCGGCCGAACCGACGCCCTTCCCGCTGACGGCGGGCAGGACGGCGCTCATCGTCATCGACATGCAGCGAGACTTCCTGCTGCCCGGCGGATTCGGGGAGAGCCTCGGCAACGACGTCGGCCTGCTGCTCGAGGTGGTGCCGCCGCTGGCCGCCCTGATCGCCGCCGCGCGGGCGGCCGGGGTGATGGTGATCCACACCCGTGAAGGCCACCGGCCTGACCTGTCGGACTGCCCGCCGGCCAAACTCCACCGCGGCGCCCCGGAGAAACGCATCGGCGATCCCGGCCGTTACGGGCGCATCCTCATCCGCGGCGAGTACGGCCACGACATCGTCGACGAACTCGCCCCCATCCCAGGCGAAGTCGTCATCGACAAACCCGGCAAGGGAGCGTTCTACGCCACCGGCCTGCAGGACATCCTGGACGCGGCGGGGATCACCCAGCTTCTCGTCACCGGCGTCACCACCGAGGTGTGCGTCCACACCACCACCCGCGAGGCCAACGACCGTGGCTACGAGTGCCTGGTCGTATCCGATTGTGTCGGTTCGTATTTCCCCGAGTTCCAGCGCATCGGGCTGGAGATGATCAAGGCGCAAGGCGGCATTTTCGGCTGGGTCGCCGACACTGCTGCCGTCATCCCGGCGCTGCACGCCCTGACCACCACCGCCGTGTGA
- a CDS encoding tetratricopeptide repeat protein produces the protein MTISLGRDAGPHYDGGAYYDLGSYHRPVETPSPQAQLWFDRGMVWAYAFNHEEAVRCFERALELDRDLAIARWGIAYAVGPNYNKPWEAFDPVDLGASLARARMELQLAAGGRASAVERGLIEALQRRFPVEDPGQTEALHDGHPAYADAMVELAAAYPDDVDVQALAADALVNITAWALWDTRTGEPAPGSRVVAAKAILDAALTTSAGQEHPGVLHLYLHTMEMSTTPEHALPAADLLRGLVPDAGHLQHMPSHIDVLCGQYRSSVTANLAAVEADRQFVDRAGPLNFYSLYRAHDLHFVVYSAMFEGSSRIALQAADELAGQLTPELLAIESPPMADWLEAFVPLRVHVLIRFGRWDELIAEPLPDDQALYCTTTATVHYGRGVAHAAKGHLDQARAEREAFAAAYARIPESRYLFNNTSRDILAVAEAMLDGEIDYRAGRFDEAFNHLRRAIELDDSLPYDEPWGWMQPTRHAYGALLLDQGRVEEAAAVYAADLGLDPELSRSSQHPGNVWSLHGYHECLQRLGRTAEAAIIGQQLSLAAARADVPINASCACRLDIADGCCPS, from the coding sequence ATGACGATTTCCCTGGGCCGTGACGCGGGGCCCCACTACGACGGCGGCGCGTACTACGACCTCGGCTCGTACCACCGCCCGGTCGAGACGCCGTCACCGCAAGCGCAGCTGTGGTTCGACCGCGGCATGGTCTGGGCGTACGCCTTCAACCACGAAGAAGCCGTCCGCTGCTTCGAGCGCGCGCTGGAACTCGACCGGGATTTGGCTATCGCGCGGTGGGGTATCGCGTACGCCGTCGGACCCAACTACAACAAACCGTGGGAGGCCTTCGATCCGGTGGATCTCGGGGCGTCGCTGGCGCGGGCACGGATGGAGTTGCAGCTCGCTGCCGGCGGCCGCGCATCAGCCGTCGAACGCGGCCTGATCGAGGCGTTGCAGCGCCGGTTTCCCGTCGAGGACCCCGGACAGACCGAGGCGCTGCACGACGGGCACCCGGCGTACGCCGACGCGATGGTCGAGTTGGCGGCCGCCTACCCCGACGATGTCGACGTGCAGGCCCTGGCGGCCGACGCACTGGTCAACATCACCGCGTGGGCGCTGTGGGACACCCGGACGGGCGAACCGGCGCCCGGATCGCGGGTGGTGGCGGCCAAGGCGATCCTCGACGCCGCGCTCACCACGTCCGCGGGGCAGGAGCACCCCGGCGTGCTGCACCTCTACCTGCACACCATGGAGATGTCAACGACCCCCGAACACGCGCTCCCCGCCGCCGACCTGTTGCGCGGGCTGGTGCCCGACGCCGGCCACCTGCAGCACATGCCGAGCCACATCGACGTGCTGTGCGGGCAGTACCGGTCCTCCGTGACGGCCAATCTCGCTGCCGTGGAGGCGGATCGGCAGTTCGTCGACCGTGCCGGCCCACTGAACTTCTACTCCCTCTACCGCGCCCATGATCTGCACTTCGTGGTGTACTCGGCGATGTTCGAGGGTTCGTCGCGGATCGCGCTGCAAGCGGCCGACGAACTCGCCGGCCAGCTCACACCCGAACTGCTCGCGATCGAATCCCCGCCGATGGCCGACTGGCTCGAGGCGTTCGTCCCGCTGCGGGTGCACGTGCTCATCCGGTTCGGCCGCTGGGACGAGCTGATCGCCGAACCGCTGCCGGACGATCAGGCGCTCTACTGCACCACCACCGCGACCGTCCACTACGGGCGCGGCGTCGCCCACGCCGCGAAAGGTCACCTCGACCAGGCCCGTGCGGAGCGCGAGGCCTTCGCCGCCGCGTATGCCCGCATCCCGGAGTCCCGCTACCTGTTCAACAACACCAGCCGCGACATCCTGGCCGTCGCCGAGGCCATGCTCGACGGTGAGATCGATTACCGGGCAGGAAGATTCGATGAGGCCTTCAACCATCTGCGGCGTGCGATCGAGTTGGACGACTCGTTGCCCTACGACGAACCCTGGGGCTGGATGCAGCCCACCCGCCACGCGTACGGGGCGCTGCTGCTCGACCAGGGCCGCGTCGAGGAAGCGGCCGCCGTGTACGCCGCCGACCTCGGCCTCGACCCCGAACTGAGCCGGTCCTCGCAGCACCCGGGCAACGTGTGGAGCCTGCACGGCTACCACGAATGCCTGCAGCGGCTGGGCCGCACCGCGGAGGCCGCCATCATCGGCCAGCAACTCAGCCTGGCCGCGGCTCGCGCTGACGTGCCGATCAACGCCTCCTGCGCGTGCCGGCTCGACATCGCCGACGGCTGCTGCCCCTCCTGA
- a CDS encoding DUF1810 domain-containing protein, with product MTDSSDDPFDLQRFVDAQEPVYDTVIGELRAGRKRSHWIWFVFPQLRGLGRSATAQHYGIASREEAVAYLAHDLLGPRLRECTRLVLAIEGRSIGEVFGSPDDLKVRSSMTLFARCTGDNADFLGVLDKFYGGAEDPATVERLT from the coding sequence GTGACCGACTCGTCCGATGACCCATTCGACCTGCAACGCTTCGTCGACGCCCAGGAACCGGTTTACGACACCGTGATCGGAGAGCTGCGCGCCGGACGTAAACGCTCGCACTGGATCTGGTTCGTCTTCCCGCAGCTGCGCGGCCTCGGCCGCAGTGCCACCGCACAGCACTACGGCATCGCCTCCCGCGAGGAAGCCGTCGCCTATCTGGCGCACGACCTGCTCGGACCGCGCCTTCGGGAGTGCACCCGTCTGGTGCTCGCCATCGAGGGCCGATCCATCGGTGAGGTGTTCGGCTCGCCCGACGATCTCAAGGTGCGCTCGTCGATGACGCTCTTCGCCCGCTGTACGGGCGACAACGCCGATTTCCTCGGTGTTCTCGACAAGTTCTACGGCGGTGCGGAGGATCCGGCGACCGTCGAGCGGCTGACCTGA
- a CDS encoding alpha-amylase family protein has translation MWWHLYPLGFVGAFPADPAPTPGEHRLRRIVDWLDHAITLGASGIALGPIFASRTHGYDTTDHFHIDPRLGDDADFDLLVGEAHRRGLRVLLDGVFNHVGTDFPRYREALDGGPDSPASAWFRRGRKGFGNFEGHGDLIALDHRNPAVADYTVEVMSHWLARGADGWRLDAAYAVPERFWSEVLPRVRQAHPDAWFVGEVIHGDYAQWVSAGFDSVTQYELWKAVWSSLNDGNFHELDWALKRHNAFVEQFAPLTFVGNHDVTRIASRMTDPRHVGHALVLLFTLGGVPSVYAGDELGLRGVKEDRAGGDDAVRPEFSAPDEVDNDVFRLHQHLIGLRRRHPWLHRAVTSPVTLDNRHYVYETRNGDDALIVALNIDAEEPLKLALRDAGRARGRVISGSGAPPPEERDQVTVPPNGWVVIAPS, from the coding sequence ATCTGGTGGCACCTCTATCCGCTCGGATTCGTCGGCGCCTTCCCCGCCGACCCCGCACCGACTCCCGGCGAGCACCGGTTGCGCCGCATCGTCGACTGGCTCGACCACGCCATCACCCTCGGCGCCTCCGGTATCGCGCTCGGCCCGATCTTCGCCTCGCGCACCCACGGGTACGACACCACCGACCACTTCCACATCGACCCGCGCCTCGGCGACGACGCCGATTTCGACCTGCTGGTCGGCGAGGCGCACCGACGCGGATTGCGTGTTCTGCTCGACGGCGTCTTCAACCACGTCGGCACCGACTTCCCGCGCTACCGCGAGGCGCTCGACGGCGGCCCTGACAGCCCTGCGTCGGCGTGGTTTCGGCGGGGCCGCAAAGGGTTCGGCAACTTCGAGGGTCACGGCGACCTGATCGCCCTCGACCACCGCAACCCCGCCGTCGCCGACTACACGGTCGAGGTGATGTCGCACTGGCTGGCCCGCGGGGCCGACGGCTGGCGACTCGACGCCGCCTACGCGGTGCCCGAGCGGTTCTGGTCCGAGGTGCTTCCCCGCGTACGGCAGGCGCATCCGGATGCGTGGTTCGTCGGCGAGGTCATCCACGGCGACTACGCGCAGTGGGTGAGCGCCGGATTCGATTCGGTGACCCAGTACGAACTGTGGAAGGCGGTGTGGAGCAGCCTCAACGACGGCAACTTCCACGAACTCGACTGGGCGTTGAAGCGCCACAACGCCTTCGTCGAGCAGTTCGCCCCGCTGACGTTCGTCGGCAACCACGACGTCACCCGCATCGCCAGCCGGATGACCGACCCCCGCCACGTCGGACACGCACTGGTGCTGCTGTTCACCCTCGGCGGCGTGCCGAGCGTGTACGCCGGTGACGAACTCGGACTGCGAGGCGTCAAGGAGGACCGCGCGGGTGGCGACGACGCCGTGCGGCCGGAGTTCAGCGCGCCCGACGAGGTGGATAACGACGTGTTCCGTCTGCACCAGCACCTGATCGGGCTCCGCCGCAGACACCCGTGGCTGCACCGCGCGGTGACCTCCCCGGTGACGCTCGACAACCGCCACTACGTCTACGAGACCCGCAACGGCGACGATGCGCTGATCGTCGCGCTCAACATCGACGCCGAGGAACCCTTGAAGCTGGCCCTGCGGGACGCCGGCCGGGCCCGCGGGCGGGTGATCTCCGGCTCCGGGGCGCCCCCACCCGAGGAACGCGACCAGGTGACCGTGCCGCCTAACGGCTGGGTGGTCATCGCACCCAGCTGA
- a CDS encoding esterase family protein — MKLLSTLRNWRRRLAVVAVAAATLPGLIGFAGGSATAGAFSRPGLPVEYLDVFSQSMNRNIRIQFQGGGPHAVYLLDGLRAQNDYNGWDINTPAFEWYHQSGLSVVMPVGGQSSFYTDWYQPSRGNGQDYTYKWETFLTQELPAWLEANRGVSPNGNAVVGLSMAGSTALTYSIYYPQKFIYAASLSGFLNPSEGWWPMLIGLAMQDSGKYNAESMWGPSSDPAWKRNDPMVNINQLVANNTRVWIYCGTGTPSELDAGTAGGNLMAAQFLEGFTLRTNITFRDTYIAAGGTNGVFNFPSNGTHAWGYWGQQLQQMKPDIQRVLGAQGAV; from the coding sequence ATGAAACTCCTCAGCACGTTGCGAAACTGGAGGCGCCGGTTGGCGGTGGTCGCGGTCGCCGCGGCCACGCTCCCGGGCCTGATCGGCTTCGCCGGGGGTTCGGCGACCGCGGGTGCGTTCTCCCGGCCGGGCCTTCCCGTCGAGTACCTCGATGTGTTCTCCCAGTCGATGAACCGCAACATCCGTATTCAGTTCCAGGGCGGTGGCCCGCATGCGGTCTACCTGCTCGACGGACTCCGCGCACAAAACGACTACAACGGCTGGGACATCAACACCCCCGCCTTCGAGTGGTACCACCAGTCGGGCCTGTCGGTCGTGATGCCCGTCGGCGGCCAGTCCAGCTTCTACACCGACTGGTACCAGCCGTCGCGGGGTAACGGCCAGGACTACACGTACAAGTGGGAGACGTTCCTGACCCAGGAGCTGCCCGCGTGGCTGGAGGCCAACCGCGGCGTCTCACCGAACGGCAATGCGGTGGTGGGCCTCTCGATGGCAGGCAGCACGGCGCTGACCTACTCGATCTACTACCCGCAGAAGTTCATCTACGCGGCATCGCTGTCGGGCTTCCTCAACCCGTCCGAGGGTTGGTGGCCGATGCTGATCGGGCTGGCGATGCAGGACTCCGGTAAGTACAACGCCGAGAGCATGTGGGGCCCGTCCAGCGATCCGGCGTGGAAGCGTAACGACCCGATGGTGAACATCAACCAGCTGGTCGCCAACAACACCCGGGTGTGGATCTACTGCGGCACCGGCACACCGTCGGAGCTCGACGCCGGCACCGCCGGTGGCAACCTGATGGCCGCGCAGTTCCTCGAAGGGTTCACGCTGCGGACCAACATCACCTTCCGCGACACCTACATCGCCGCGGGCGGCACCAACGGGGTGTTCAACTTCCCGTCGAACGGCACCCACGCCTGGGGCTACTGGGGACAGCAGCTGCAGCAGATGAAGCCGGATATCCAACGGGTTCTCGGCGCCCAGGGTGCCGTCTAG
- a CDS encoding regulator, producing the protein MSADVTDPPAQPAPAEPLSVPWWTRGDLNAFFGLGFNILVNVLTLTGLMIGVISVPAGDVLGTVLPALGVALILGNLYYTFLARRLARRENRDDVTALPYGPSVPHMFIVVFVVMLPVYLNTEDPIQAWQAGLAWAFLIGVIVMIGAFVGPHIRKLTPRAAMLGTLAGISITFISMRPAAQMWEAAWIGLPVLAIILIGFFTDVKVPGNIPIGLVALLVGTAIGWAGGYMSAPDVGQAVSDIAIGIPDLRLDLLWAGLADLAPLLGTAIPLGVYNFTEAMSNVESAAAAGDNFNLRSVLLADGAGAVIGSAFGSPFPPAVYIGHPGWKDAGGRAGYSLAGGVVIGILCFIGLFGVLDALLPVPAIVPILLYIGLLIGAQAFQAVPRLHAVAVVAALLPNLAQWAHGLIDNALNAAGTSAAEVGMEALNGAGVVYEGLKTLGEGAVLVGLILGAMVTFILEKKFSYAAIASAVGAVLSFIGLIHAPQVAWAASPQVALGYVFFGIVCAACAFLPGANEPTVIDESDVVAGH; encoded by the coding sequence ATGAGCGCAGACGTGACCGACCCGCCCGCCCAACCCGCGCCGGCCGAACCGCTCTCCGTCCCGTGGTGGACCCGCGGCGACCTCAACGCCTTCTTCGGTCTCGGGTTCAACATCCTGGTCAACGTGCTCACCCTGACCGGCCTGATGATCGGCGTGATCTCAGTGCCTGCCGGTGACGTGCTGGGCACCGTGTTGCCCGCGCTCGGCGTCGCGTTGATCCTGGGGAACCTTTACTACACGTTCCTGGCGCGCCGGCTCGCGCGCCGTGAGAACCGCGACGATGTGACCGCGCTGCCCTACGGTCCCAGCGTCCCGCACATGTTCATCGTGGTGTTCGTCGTCATGCTGCCGGTGTACCTCAACACCGAGGACCCGATCCAGGCATGGCAGGCCGGACTGGCGTGGGCGTTCCTGATCGGCGTCATCGTGATGATCGGCGCGTTCGTCGGGCCCCACATCCGCAAGCTGACACCGCGGGCGGCCATGCTCGGCACGTTGGCGGGTATCTCGATCACCTTCATCTCGATGCGACCGGCCGCACAGATGTGGGAGGCGGCGTGGATCGGGCTGCCGGTGCTCGCCATCATCCTCATCGGCTTCTTCACCGACGTGAAGGTGCCGGGCAACATCCCGATCGGCCTGGTGGCGCTGCTCGTCGGCACCGCCATCGGTTGGGCCGGTGGATACATGTCGGCTCCCGACGTCGGCCAGGCGGTCTCCGACATCGCGATCGGCATCCCTGACCTGCGGCTCGACCTGCTGTGGGCCGGCCTCGCCGATCTCGCGCCGCTGCTCGGCACGGCCATCCCGCTGGGCGTCTACAACTTCACCGAGGCGATGAGCAACGTCGAGAGCGCGGCCGCCGCCGGAGACAACTTCAACCTGCGCAGCGTGCTGCTGGCCGATGGCGCCGGTGCGGTGATCGGCTCCGCATTCGGGTCGCCGTTCCCGCCCGCGGTGTACATCGGCCACCCCGGCTGGAAGGACGCGGGCGGGCGGGCCGGGTATTCACTGGCCGGCGGCGTGGTGATCGGAATCCTTTGTTTCATAGGGCTTTTCGGAGTGCTCGACGCGCTGCTGCCGGTGCCCGCCATCGTTCCGATCCTGCTCTACATCGGTCTGCTGATCGGCGCCCAGGCGTTCCAGGCGGTGCCGCGACTGCATGCGGTCGCCGTGGTGGCCGCGCTGCTGCCCAACCTCGCGCAGTGGGCACACGGCCTGATCGACAACGCGCTCAACGCGGCCGGGACCTCGGCGGCCGAGGTCGGGATGGAGGCGCTGAACGGCGCGGGCGTGGTGTACGAGGGCCTCAAGACCCTCGGTGAAGGTGCGGTGCTGGTCGGATTGATCCTCGGCGCGATGGTGACCTTCATCCTGGAGAAGAAGTTCAGCTACGCCGCGATCGCCTCGGCGGTCGGCGCTGTGCTGTCGTTCATCGGGCTCATCCATGCGCCGCAGGTCGCGTGGGCGGCCAGCCCCCAGGTGGCACTCGGCTACGTGTTCTTCGGAATCGTCTGCGCCGCCTGCGCTTTCCTGCCGGGCGCCAACGAGCCGACGGTGATCGACGAAAGCGACGTCGTGGCCGGCCACTGA
- a CDS encoding mechanosensitive ion channel domain-containing protein — MTSVFEATWFYWAVGVAIGFPLILVALTEAHNALRRRGSILARPLHLLRTYILPLGALLVLLVGAMQISGEATPVRVVATVFGFVVLVLLLSGLNATLFQGAPEGSWRRRVPSIFLDVTRFALIALGVGLMLAYIWGANVGGLFTALGVSSIVLGLALQNSVGQIISGLLVLFEQPFQLGDWVDTESASGRVVEVNWRATHIDTGSGLQIMPNSLLAASSFTNLSRPPGTHSIIVNTVFAPNDPPDDVCEMLTTVARTLPHLADHSLPSSVPTGGTGYQTAIPLRSPADDVATRATFLRWTWYAARRAGLHLDEADDEFATPERLQEALRTIAPTLRLSPADQRELLPHIRITRYGADEVVQTAGQVPKRMTFVVDGRIQLVAAGPDGSMVPVRVLEQGDFLGQTALTREPVRAGAHALEEAAVVLIERADIEELVARKPLLLQDIGRAIEDRKADVRRALGAGS, encoded by the coding sequence GTGACCAGCGTGTTCGAGGCGACGTGGTTCTACTGGGCCGTCGGCGTCGCGATCGGTTTCCCGTTGATCCTGGTTGCCCTCACCGAGGCGCACAACGCGCTGCGGCGGCGCGGCAGCATCCTCGCGCGGCCGCTGCACCTGCTGCGCACGTACATCCTGCCGCTGGGCGCACTGCTCGTGCTGCTGGTGGGGGCGATGCAGATCTCGGGCGAGGCCACGCCGGTGCGCGTCGTCGCCACCGTGTTCGGCTTCGTGGTGCTGGTGCTGCTGCTGTCCGGCCTCAACGCCACGCTCTTCCAAGGCGCGCCGGAAGGCAGCTGGCGCAGGCGGGTTCCCTCGATCTTCCTCGACGTGACACGGTTCGCGCTCATCGCGCTCGGCGTCGGGCTGATGTTGGCCTACATCTGGGGTGCCAACGTTGGCGGTCTGTTCACCGCCCTCGGCGTGTCCTCGATCGTGCTGGGTCTGGCGCTGCAGAACTCCGTCGGCCAGATCATCTCGGGACTGCTCGTACTGTTCGAGCAACCGTTCCAGCTCGGCGACTGGGTCGACACCGAGTCGGCGAGCGGCCGTGTCGTCGAGGTCAACTGGCGCGCCACCCATATCGACACCGGCAGCGGTCTGCAGATCATGCCGAACTCGTTGCTGGCGGCGTCGTCGTTCACCAACCTCAGCCGGCCCCCGGGCACCCACTCGATCATCGTCAACACGGTGTTCGCGCCCAACGATCCGCCCGACGACGTCTGCGAGATGCTGACCACCGTCGCGCGGACCCTCCCCCATCTGGCCGACCACTCGCTGCCGTCATCGGTGCCCACCGGCGGCACCGGCTATCAGACGGCGATCCCGCTGCGCTCCCCCGCCGATGACGTCGCGACACGCGCGACGTTCCTGCGGTGGACCTGGTACGCCGCGCGACGCGCCGGCCTGCACCTCGACGAGGCCGACGATGAGTTCGCCACCCCCGAACGGCTCCAGGAGGCGTTGCGGACCATTGCCCCCACGCTGCGCCTGTCGCCCGCCGATCAGCGGGAGTTGTTGCCGCACATCAGGATCACGCGCTACGGCGCCGACGAGGTGGTGCAGACCGCAGGGCAGGTCCCGAAACGGATGACATTCGTCGTCGACGGCCGCATCCAGCTCGTCGCGGCCGGCCCCGACGGTTCGATGGTGCCCGTCCGCGTGCTGGAACAGGGCGACTTCCTCGGACAGACGGCGCTCACCAGGGAACCTGTCAGGGCGGGCGCTCATGCGCTCGAAGAGGCTGCGGTGGTGCTCATCGAGCGCGCCGACATCGAGGAACTGGTTGCGCGGAAACCGTTGCTCCTGCAGGACATCGGACGAGCGATCGAGGACCGCAAGGCCGACGTCCGCCGGGCGCTGGGCGCGGGTTCGTAA
- a CDS encoding PaaI family thioesterase — protein sequence MLEYTHVEGLSSTDVARLREIYEPLTASVRALIDATIRTETDAETVAAARAEIDAATARLRSRQLDGPFGVQFSSDGDQMPWGNPVVGVRNPIAPPLVIHRDADDRVSSDFHLGAAYEGPPGHVHGGVAALVLDHVLGEAASDARTPRLTGTITMRYLRTTRLGRLHAEAHISRVDGVKAFVVGHLADEDGVTVEAEGVFIQPRWARG from the coding sequence GTGCTGGAGTACACCCACGTCGAGGGTCTGAGCTCGACGGACGTCGCCCGGCTGCGGGAGATCTACGAGCCGCTGACGGCGTCGGTACGCGCGTTGATCGACGCCACGATCCGCACTGAGACCGACGCCGAAACCGTGGCCGCCGCCAGGGCGGAGATCGACGCGGCCACCGCGCGCCTGCGGAGCAGGCAACTCGACGGGCCGTTCGGGGTGCAGTTCAGCTCCGACGGCGATCAGATGCCGTGGGGCAACCCCGTCGTCGGGGTGCGCAACCCGATCGCGCCGCCACTGGTCATCCACCGCGACGCGGACGATCGCGTCTCCTCGGACTTCCACCTGGGTGCGGCATACGAAGGTCCACCCGGACACGTGCACGGCGGGGTGGCCGCATTGGTGCTCGATCACGTACTGGGGGAGGCCGCGAGCGATGCGCGCACGCCGCGGCTCACCGGCACGATCACCATGCGCTATCTGCGCACCACCCGACTCGGCCGGTTGCACGCGGAGGCCCATATCTCGCGGGTCGACGGGGTCAAGGCGTTCGTCGTCGGCCACCTCGCCGACGAGGACGGCGTCACGGTCGAAGCCGAGGGTGTGTTCATCCAGCCCAGGTGGGCTCGGGGATAG